The sequence GGAGGGGATTTGGTCAGGATGGGGTAACACTGAGTTCTATGAAGCAGTGACATGGTGCCATTTCATTGGTCTGCCAAACATGACCCGACAACCTTTTGAAAGTTGGTGGGCCCCTCTGACAAACATCTGGCAGGCCAATGAAATGATGCCACAGCACTGCCTAAGAGCACTCAGTGTTACCCCAACCTGACCGAATCTGCTCCAATTTATATGTGTACAAATAGAtgtcactgtttcttgtggtgatatatatcatgtcatacaTATGTGCATGATCCCAGATAAATaaaaagatcctaaccatccaaatatTTGGTCTTTTCTCTATTTATTTGTTTTCTGTGCCTATCCATTGGTAGACTGGGGGTCCTCTGGGACAAAACCtatccaaggtgtggcccatccgatcAACAGTTTTGGATGTCCGAACCATAATCCTTGTGCGGACTACATACAGACAGGCACCATCATAATGCAATGCATCAGGACCAGATAATCCTCAAAATCCAGTTCTTCAAAGAAATAGGAGGCTGAACATGCAAGCATTTACATTACATTCAATCACTTCCAAAAGAGATGTTCATGTCCCACCAGTTGGATTGCTAATTTACTGTCCAACCAGCAAATAATTTCCATCCTATCATGCAGCCCAACAACCAAACAGTCCGAAAAGTTGGCCCAATGTGGGGATTGTTTGATCaacccatcaggtgggtcccacctgtatttTTATTATATCAGCCTAtatacattattttctatggtgtggcctacctgataagCATACCAGGCTGATTTTCTCCTATTGGATGGCTTCATATGCACATGGCTGGTTGGAATTTATCTAAAtatccataaaaaaaatatatccaaCAAGATCTTGCCTTTGATGCATAATGGCCGTTAGATTAACCTGATACAACTCAGAGAATTCAAACATTCAGATTACAACAAAGAGGTTTCAAATTTCTTCCAGGTGCGTTCTCATGAACTCCCAAATCTACAAGAAATCTGTATCATGTTTCGAATTTCTTGCAATGCCACAACAGTAGTTAGCCTAGAGACTGTTGAATTTGTATTGAAGTTTAGAAATACAATCTAATAACACATTGACAGCCACAAAACATGTACAAGGTCCCTTCAAAAGTACCTGTTCCCGCCGATACGTCTCGCCAACTCAATATCTTTCCTCACTAGGCATATAGATGAATATAAAAAGATGGTCAGGTTCATTTGCAATGAGTGAAGCTTAAAGCTTAATTGCAAGTAAATGAAAATATGAAATGGAATGAGAAGGGCTCATGATGTATGGTTGTACAAGCTGGCTGGATCCAAATATGAAATTTCGAAGCTGTGTTTGGACTAGAATCCCCAAGTAAAAATTTCTCAGGGTAAAGTTGGGTCCGACACTGTGACATAAGCTGGAAGGCTTGTTATGTGGTGGGGCTCTACAAGATAGATTTCTATATTCAGGAATTTGCCCCTTGACAAATCCATAGATTTATAAAATCTGTTAATTGCAACTATCAGGGATTCCAGGATTtcccaaatccatgaattttccCAAAAGGAATTTCCCTCCTAAAAAATTATTAGGCCACATCACAAAATAAGACTCCCAAAAGCAATAAAATTTCTTCCCTTGCAATTAATGCTCCcaaaatccatggatttgtagCTGGGTTACCAAACAGTGAACTTCATGATTTGCCAAATCCAAATTCCAGGCAGATTCATGAATGTGCTAAATCCTCATTTCCATTTCTTGATCCCAAATGTATGCTGGGTGTGTTTGGATACAGGGAATCCATGTGGAAATGGAAATTGTTTTCCACCAAAAGGACAATCGGCTGTTTGGATACATGAATTCACAAAGCGACCATTACACTCGTTCACAGGATTCTCagcacaagaaactaggtgacTATTGGATAGTGAATTCTCAGCACAAGAAAATAAGTGGGTGCTGTGTAGTGAATTTAAGGATTCCGCTTGCTATCTAAACAAGGCCCTAAATAGGGAATCCCCTTTTCAACATCATTCATGGAAATAATCATTAGACGATCATTGTTTTTTCCATATTCTCCCTGAAATTCCTTGTACGAAAATTCTCTCCAGATTCCAGTCGAAACACAGCCTTAAGTTTGTCAAGCAAGGTTCACTTTCATGCAATGTACTTAATTCCacccttttcttccttttatcatCAATAGATCATAATTGCATGCATGTAcggtgaatgtggaccattggccaACTTTCTTTTAGCCGCTGAATTTTTTCAGTGTGTTGGTACTTATTGATTGGAACGGCCACATTTTGGGCTAGGGCATATAAACAAAAGGGCCTACAGATTGATGGGTGGATCTTGCACATGCACCACATGTAGATGAGCCGAGATATACACACGAAGAACTAGTTAACATCTATTACTCGAATGGTCAGTGCTATACTGCCAACTTTAGCTCTACATGGATAACATGGAACATTATATGAGTTCCACTGGTAATCCGTTGTAATCATCATTACTTTCATGAAAATGAGGGTATAATGTGTTGCATGTTTCTGGTTCATCTCCTAATAAAGATCTTAGATAACCCATATGATCCAATTACATAGAGAGCTAATCCCATATTGGTGCAACATTTCATAGACACaagtaacatgaatcaaaaggtAGAAGATTAGCAATTAAAAGAGGCATGTGCTACTGATGAATGCCAAATGCCTTATTCCAAATAGTCCGCCAATTTAGCCTTCGTGATCTTTGCTAACTGGACTTGTGTGAGAAGAGGCTTATTCAAAGCATATGTGCTAACATGCTGCAGCCCAAAATTCATCAGGCAGGACCCGCTATAAACTTGGCCTGGCTGAAAATCCATCCAGTCATGAGAGAGGCCAACCTTGAAGATGcactagcccaaaaatcaaggtggTCAACTCATCAAGTGGGGCACAAGGCCTGCAACCGGGGTGTTAgttaggggtgcaacttgggcagGTTGGGTTGAGGGTCGACCCAAGCACAACCCGACATCAAGAGGACCTAACCTGCAATCTGACGGCTAACCTTATCAGAATTCCAACACAAGGTGCCCCACCCCAACCTAACCTGACCAATTACATGTGAATGTGATTACtcccaacccaacctaaaccgACCCAAATTTAGTCAACTGAAATTCAAATGTCGTTGGCATttttcaacctgaacccaactagAGGTAGGCAGGATTCGACCCGACTCGTTGAATCTGACTCAACCGAACCGGTCAGATCCAATCCAACCCGAACCGAAAGCCAGGGTCAGGTcagatcgagtagacccactcggaTCCAACGCCAAACAGAGTCGAGTTCAGGTCATGTTAGCAACTTAATCCAATCTGATCTGGATTGGAATCGGGTAGTATAAGGTCaaattttacttttctttttctttttcttttcttttttcttttttatttttacctttcttctacccgaaccctaaccctaccCAAGCCGGCGCCGCCAGATGAACCTATGGGGCACCACAACCCGAGCCGACTTCCTCTCATTCCCTCCATTTTATCTTCCTCTTTCCctcctctcattctttctctcctcctctctcccgatttccctcctatTTCCTTTCTAGCACCAGATTCTCCAGCTCGGCTTAACTCAGCCCAATCCGAATTAACCAGAcggactcaactcgatccgactcggtttccctgaccgagtcggactcggttcaagtcaggccagcaaggaatcggttcggatcgagtcagccctactGGACTCGGTCCTGAATCGAATCGAGCTCGGGTTAGGTACTTGCAAAaaccaaatcgagtcgagtcggacttaatccggtctgactcgactcgatgcccacctctaaaccCAACTCAAGGACCTTGATGACCCAACCCATACtcaggttgggtcagttgggttcaggttgtcccgtacccaagttgcagccctagtgTCAATGCGTCAGCCTAGGGCCAGGCCAGGCCCTGATCACCTAAGCCCTAGCCCTAATCAAGCTGAAAAGGCATTGATCATGGTCTTGGCCTCATTAGGACGTGCCATCCCATAAAAGCGGGAGTCCCATATGGGTGCATGATCCTTTCAGTCCCTTAGGTGGCTCCCATAGTGTAGATACCTTGTCGAATAATCATGCCTATTCACAAATTTGGCAGGCTGCCCAtagtttacaaaacaaatggatggctaagacaAATGATTAAGTTTTCCTGAGCTATCCATTTGTTTCTAACATTGAGTTTTCCTtcgctgtccatttgtttctaaCATTGAGGCGTACCTTTTGAGTGGGCAGGCCTAGCTTTTAGGCCAAGGCATCTACATGGCCAAACCTTCAAGATGGGGCAGATTGGATCTCACACTTGTCTCCAACACAGACAGGAACACTCTCAGGCCAATTTTACCAAGCCAGTCACCCCAGACTGCAGTTTTACTGAGCCAAACTATCACATTCACTATCACATATGaggcctcaatgttgaaatgcactgTCTACCATTAAGGCACAGGCTCTAACCGTAGACACAGTTCTTAACAATGCATATAATGTGTGGAGATCTGAGCACAATTTCATGCATGTAAGAAGTTCAATTTGAATCAACAAAAAGATAAATGGATCATTTTTAAGAAAGCAAACTTACTAAGCGTAACACGTTTTGCATGGAAGGCACAAATCATTCCGTCTTCGAACAAATGGACCAAATAATCTTCAGCTACCTGCAGAAATATCACCTACTTAGATGAAGTAATGCACATATCTATGAAATGTCAAATTCAAGAACAAATCATGGCAAGAAGTGGACAAAATGATCTTAAGCCCCACAGAAAATGGAAATATCATCCCCTTGGATGCACAAGAGCACATATCTTATGGAAGTTCAAATTTCAACTAGTAATAGTGGCGGAGGAATTGTATGATCCTCGATGCAAGAATATGCATCGCATCCTCGAGTCTTCAGTTTGTATTAATGGAACCGCTGGTTCAGTCACTTCAATGTTCAGCCCATAATGATTTGATGAGCACCATTTTGGATGGACCATACCCCAAAATTCTTCCAAAGCAAAAGAGTTAAGCAACTCAAACCTTTGGCTGCCTTTTCAATGGGTTGTGGAATGTTGGCGTCTAACTAGTTATAGTCACCAATACTGGGGTTGGGTCATCCTACGAAGAAGAATTTAGGGGCATGGTCTATCCATTGTGGGGCCTATCGGACctacagtctagatcaatgatgtAAAAATAGAACACCTAAGGGATACCATGCTTATCATTGGACCATGTAATTCCTCATAGCAACAATGTATTGTTGAACGCATTCTGGTGGTTCTGGTTTTGGGGGTAATCCTCAATTCATGCCTCCACGGCAACATGATAATTATTACCCACCACCTGACCTTCCTCCTCCAGACAGACAGCCTCGACAGGGTTTTCCTCCATTTGGAAGAGACATGCCACCCATGGGGGTTCATACCCCGACAAGCGCGCAACTGCCGCAACCAATCATTACTCAGGTAGTTTCTGTTTTGATGCATTTTTATGTTGTAtttgtcagagagagagagagagagagcttttatAATCCCACATGCATGATGCACCTCTGTGTGGCCACACATGTGAACCTGCACGTGTTTGGAACGTCCAATCTACTCATCAGATTGGCCCATCTGTGTGTAGATGGCCTGACCCAAAAGTCAAGCTGGTCAACTTGTTAAGTGGGCAAAAGCAAGGAACAGATTAAAGGAATTTGCCAGCGGTCCACAATTAATGAACATAAGTGGCAGACTTGATGGTGGACCTGCCTGAAATTTGGACCAGGTCatgtacatggtggggtccacttggtgaTTGCTGGGATTTTTCACATGAACCACAGTACATTTGGAGGTGCTATTGGAGAGGCAGTGTGCATGTTTAgcaaaacattaaaaaatgaCTGTTATGTTGTCAATTTCATCTGTTTCTTTCTGTAGATAGATTAGAAGGTCAATAGTTTCTAAATTCTCTGAATCTCCATTGCATTATATTTAAGCTGGTTTTTCATGTACAGATGACTCAGCACATGCAAATTCCACTATCATATGCTGATGCTGTAATTGGCACAGCTGGTGCAAGTATTAGCTATATTCGTCGTGCCAGTGGTGCAACCATTACAATACAAGAATCGAGGGGTGCGCCGAGCGAAATGACTGTTGAGATCAATGGAACTGCCACACAAGTCCAAACTGCTCAGCAATTGATACAGGCAAGCATTGTTCCTTCTATCTTCTCCTTGAGTCCATCATCTGCTTGATTTTTCTCGGTTTTCAATAATGCAAGTAAATCATGTGATAGTGATACAGTGTGTGACTGATCGTAGTAG is a genomic window of Magnolia sinica isolate HGM2019 chromosome 15, MsV1, whole genome shotgun sequence containing:
- the LOC131226764 gene encoding flowering locus K homology domain-like — translated: MPPRQHDNYYPPPDLPPPDRQPRQGFPPFGRDMPPMGVHTPTSAQLPQPIITQMTQHMQIPLSYADAVIGTAGASISYIRRASGATITIQESRGAPSEMTVEINGTATQVQTAQQLIQNFMADAAGGSQNPMGSADPGYNSYQTHSSVYASPPSNAGPAGHAGGGYGSVYGTNYGY